The following coding sequences lie in one Bacteroidota bacterium genomic window:
- a CDS encoding DUF4831 family protein translates to MKIRPALPAILGLLLLLGYHPQVSAQFSVSPVSSGSKNTETPGFFYALPRTVFKINIIVEENERIKGPYAEFAKRMLGIDDVIMQDETQYAIKDIIVSTLTEPDPKTWFFVEFDERSSRDTRTLIFEMLDNGIILAMDDAAVQRPLNSQHIETTMVNAPNQKHFRYFAEHNLFQRVDTIVRRITIDTTVIRRNILQTAWVDRNPEQKARASAEMIQKIRESRFNLISGFQEVNFSQIPYMDKQMLKLEEEYLSLFTGMEVRTLTEHVVYFTPEADARGFQTVARFTEQNGILESGNRGEPIQLVIEPAGNSRELGSANLRNRLNNALYYRIPETAEVSVIYKGKIYQRQRLPVSQLGSIAVAPASRTRLIFDPATGMATTIKRD, encoded by the coding sequence ATGAAAATCAGACCTGCATTACCTGCGATTCTTGGTTTGTTGTTGCTGCTTGGCTATCACCCACAGGTGTCAGCCCAGTTCAGCGTAAGTCCGGTGTCTTCCGGTTCGAAAAACACCGAAACACCCGGTTTCTTTTATGCATTGCCGCGCACAGTGTTCAAAATCAACATCATAGTCGAAGAAAACGAACGCATCAAAGGCCCGTATGCCGAGTTTGCAAAGCGCATGCTGGGCATTGACGACGTCATCATGCAGGATGAAACGCAATATGCAATAAAAGATATCATTGTAAGCACACTAACCGAACCTGACCCGAAGACCTGGTTTTTCGTCGAATTCGACGAACGCTCTTCCAGGGATACCCGCACGCTGATTTTTGAGATGCTCGACAACGGCATAATCCTCGCTATGGACGATGCAGCAGTTCAACGTCCCCTGAACTCCCAGCACATTGAAACCACCATGGTGAATGCCCCAAACCAGAAACACTTCCGCTACTTTGCCGAGCATAACCTTTTTCAGAGGGTTGACACCATCGTCCGCCGGATTACCATCGATACCACAGTCATACGCCGCAACATCCTGCAAACCGCCTGGGTTGACCGCAATCCGGAACAAAAAGCACGAGCCTCGGCTGAAATGATCCAAAAGATCAGGGAAAGCCGTTTTAACCTCATCTCTGGTTTTCAGGAAGTTAATTTCAGTCAGATACCTTATATGGACAAGCAAATGCTCAAGCTAGAAGAGGAGTACCTTAGCTTGTTCACAGGTATGGAAGTCCGCACACTTACAGAGCACGTCGTTTATTTCACCCCCGAGGCGGATGCCAGGGGCTTTCAGACTGTAGCTCGTTTTACTGAGCAAAATGGCATACTCGAAAGCGGTAACCGGGGCGAACCTATTCAGCTTGTCATCGAACCGGCCGGCAATTCCCGTGAACTGGGCAGCGCCAACCTGCGCAACCGCCTTAACAATGCGCTCTATTACCGAATACCCGAAACAGCCGAGGTGAGTGTAATCTATAAGGGGAAAATCTACCAAAGGCAGCGTTTGCCTGTCAGTCAGCTTGGCTCCATAGCCGTAGCGCCTGCCAGCCGCACACGCCTGATTTTCGACCCGGCCACTGGCATGGCCACCACCATAAAACGCGACTGA
- the kdsA gene encoding 3-deoxy-8-phosphooctulonate synthase, whose translation MIKIDDFKLFDNITADRFFLMAGPCVVENEEMPLRIAGHLVDVCDRLNIPLIFKASYKKANRSRADSFAGIGDEKALRVLEKVKHQFGVPVVTDIHETPEAAMAAQYVDVLQIPAFLCRQTELLAAAAETGKVVNIKKGQFLSGESMRFAVDKVFSRGNEKVMLTERGNSFGYQDLVVDFRNVAFMQQIGVPVVVDCTHSLQQPNQPSGVTGGNPALIGLIASAAIAAGADGLFMEVHPEPAKALSDGANMLHLSKLEDLLIRLVRIREALV comes from the coding sequence ATGATTAAGATTGATGACTTCAAGCTTTTTGATAACATAACAGCTGACAGATTTTTTCTGATGGCCGGACCTTGTGTGGTCGAAAACGAAGAAATGCCTTTAAGAATTGCCGGACATCTTGTGGATGTATGTGATAGGCTCAATATCCCCTTAATATTCAAGGCATCATACAAAAAGGCAAATCGCTCGAGGGCTGACTCATTTGCCGGTATAGGTGATGAGAAAGCGCTCAGGGTGCTCGAAAAAGTAAAGCATCAGTTTGGGGTTCCGGTGGTGACCGACATCCATGAAACGCCTGAGGCTGCAATGGCAGCGCAGTATGTTGATGTGCTGCAGATTCCTGCATTTCTCTGCCGGCAAACAGAACTGCTTGCGGCAGCGGCTGAAACAGGCAAAGTTGTCAACATCAAGAAGGGACAGTTTTTATCCGGCGAATCCATGCGCTTTGCCGTAGATAAGGTATTTTCCCGGGGAAATGAAAAGGTGATGTTGACGGAACGGGGCAACAGTTTTGGATATCAGGATCTTGTGGTTGATTTCCGGAATGTGGCTTTCATGCAGCAGATTGGAGTACCTGTGGTGGTGGATTGCACCCATTCGTTGCAGCAGCCGAATCAGCCTTCCGGGGTAACCGGCGGCAATCCAGCTTTGATTGGATTGATTGCCAGTGCGGCTATTGCAGCTGGTGCCGATGGTTTATTTATGGAGGTTCACCCCGAGCCGGCCAAAGCCCTATCGGATGGAGCCAATATGCTGCACCTGAGCAAGTTGGAAGATTTGCTTATCCGTCTTGTAAGAATCAGGGAAGCGCTGGTGTGA
- a CDS encoding NAD(P)H-binding protein has translation MKFNKVMLYGATGLVGSYVLDELIHSSEIGKVICVGRKAPDLRHPKVISQICEPSDFATWVSREKPEAVFCCLGTTRAKAGSKDAFRLIDKDLPVAIAKKAAENGVSVFAVVSSIGAKAHARNFYLRTKGEMEKEVLGSGVPNIVIVRPSLLLGPRQEFRLGEKFGEWLMKLADRFLTGKYRKYKAIHARSVAVAMLRLALKVQGKIVVESDELTEIAKH, from the coding sequence ATGAAATTCAACAAAGTGATGCTTTACGGTGCAACCGGCCTGGTAGGCAGCTATGTGCTTGATGAGCTGATACATAGCTCGGAAATCGGGAAGGTCATATGTGTCGGACGCAAAGCGCCGGATCTCAGGCACCCGAAAGTAATCAGCCAGATTTGCGAACCTTCTGATTTCGCCACCTGGGTAAGTCGCGAAAAACCTGAGGCGGTATTTTGCTGCTTGGGCACCACGAGAGCCAAAGCCGGAAGCAAAGACGCATTTCGCTTGATTGACAAGGATTTACCTGTTGCTATTGCCAAAAAAGCAGCCGAAAATGGGGTAAGCGTATTTGCGGTGGTTTCGAGCATTGGTGCAAAGGCCCATGCACGAAATTTTTACTTACGCACCAAGGGTGAGATGGAAAAAGAGGTGCTCGGCAGCGGTGTTCCGAATATAGTGATCGTGCGTCCCTCACTGTTGCTTGGACCACGACAGGAATTCAGGCTGGGAGAAAAGTTTGGTGAGTGGCTGATGAAGCTCGCTGATCGTTTTCTCACGGGTAAGTACCGGAAATACAAGGCCATACATGCACGATCGGTGGCAGTGGCCATGCTGAGGCTTGCGCTTAAGGTTCAGGGAAAGATTGTGGTGGAATCAGATGAGTTGACAGAAATTGCAAAACATTGA
- a CDS encoding DMT family transporter, which translates to MTHSRPLALTAALTANLIYGLNYVIAKGIMPDYLQPRAIILIRVAGAALFFWLVSVKVPAGKTERTDLLRIAVASIFGVALNQIMFFEGLNLSTPINVSIIMVGVPITVLIFSRLLRGERLHWIKVAGIAIGTVGSALLILRGGRFDASGDTMLGNLLIVINASSYGLYLVLIKPLLMRYSALNIMRWVFLFGLLWVLPFTLPVAIASDWQAIPAHIWLSIGYVLFFTTVAAYFLNNYSLRRISPATNSSFIYLQPFFAGLVAILFGKDRLEWYMSIPTLLIFAGVYLVTFTDRLKSIIKSL; encoded by the coding sequence ATGACCCATTCCAGGCCGCTTGCCCTAACCGCAGCACTGACGGCCAACCTGATTTACGGTCTCAACTACGTGATTGCCAAGGGAATCATGCCAGATTACCTTCAACCCAGGGCAATTATCCTCATCAGGGTGGCTGGTGCCGCCCTTTTTTTCTGGCTCGTTTCGGTCAAAGTGCCTGCCGGGAAAACTGAACGTACTGACCTGCTGCGCATAGCTGTGGCTTCCATATTTGGTGTAGCCTTAAACCAGATCATGTTTTTTGAAGGGCTGAATCTGTCAACGCCCATCAATGTAAGCATCATCATGGTGGGTGTCCCGATTACAGTTCTCATATTTTCGCGTTTGCTCCGGGGCGAAAGGCTACATTGGATCAAGGTTGCCGGCATTGCCATCGGAACGGTGGGCTCTGCCCTGCTGATTCTTCGCGGGGGGCGCTTTGATGCGAGCGGAGATACGATGCTTGGTAACTTGTTGATTGTTATCAATGCCAGTTCTTATGGCCTTTATCTGGTGCTCATCAAGCCTTTGCTTATGCGCTATTCAGCCCTAAACATCATGCGCTGGGTATTTTTGTTTGGCTTGTTATGGGTGCTTCCGTTCACCTTACCTGTGGCCATCGCATCCGACTGGCAGGCGATACCTGCTCATATCTGGTTGTCAATAGGATACGTTTTGTTTTTTACTACCGTTGCGGCATATTTCCTCAACAATTACTCCCTGCGCAGGATTTCGCCGGCCACCAACAGTTCCTTTATTTACCTCCAGCCCTTTTTCGCCGGATTGGTTGCTATACTATTCGGAAAAGACAGATTGGAGTGGTACATGTCGATTCCTACGCTGTTGATTTTCGCAGGAGTATATTTGGTTACTTTTACTGATCGTCTTAAGTCAATCATCAAATCGCTATGA
- a CDS encoding DUF3127 domain-containing protein, translating to MEITAKFVQLGQRTSGEGRNGTWTKQELIVETLDQYPRKICFVCWGDLADKVREYNQGDLLKLQFSIESREYNGRWYTDVKPFRIDRASEAAPSPAPPSPAAASTNASFDVDPAADDLPF from the coding sequence TTGGAAATCACCGCAAAATTTGTGCAGCTGGGACAACGTACCAGTGGCGAGGGACGCAATGGCACCTGGACGAAGCAGGAGCTGATTGTTGAAACGCTCGATCAGTATCCCCGCAAAATTTGTTTTGTTTGCTGGGGCGATCTTGCTGATAAGGTCCGCGAGTATAATCAGGGCGATCTGCTTAAGCTGCAGTTCAGCATCGAGTCGCGCGAGTACAATGGCCGTTGGTACACCGATGTTAAGCCTTTCCGGATCGACAGGGCATCGGAGGCTGCCCCCTCCCCTGCTCCACCCTCCCCTGCTGCTGCATCGACAAACGCCAGCTTTGATGTTGACCCCGCAGCCGACGATTTGCCTTTTTGA
- the msrA gene encoding peptide-methionine (S)-S-oxide reductase MsrA, translated as MKTIQYLMIILLSTISGPGFPAGKQTETITLGGGCFWCVEAVFQRVKGVENVVSGYSGGRIANPTYREVTSGLTGHAEVVQVTFDPKVVSLEKILEVFFKTHDPTTLNRQGADVGTQYRSVIFYHNENQKITAERIIRRLTEEKIWDKPIVTELSPFKAFYKAEDYHQNYFNRNPSQGYCQFVIIPKLEKFNKIFSEISTGR; from the coding sequence ATGAAAACAATACAGTATCTCATGATCATCCTGCTTTCAACCATAAGTGGACCAGGCTTTCCGGCCGGAAAACAAACCGAAACCATTACCCTCGGAGGCGGGTGTTTTTGGTGCGTAGAAGCTGTATTTCAGCGCGTTAAAGGCGTAGAAAATGTCGTTAGCGGTTATTCAGGTGGCCGCATAGCCAACCCCACCTACAGGGAAGTGACCTCAGGATTGACCGGACACGCCGAAGTGGTGCAGGTCACGTTTGATCCTAAAGTGGTGAGTCTCGAAAAAATCCTTGAGGTATTTTTCAAAACCCACGATCCCACTACGCTCAACCGCCAGGGTGCAGATGTGGGCACCCAATACCGGTCAGTTATCTTCTATCATAATGAAAATCAAAAAATTACTGCCGAACGAATCATCCGCCGGCTGACGGAAGAAAAGATATGGGACAAGCCAATCGTCACGGAACTGAGCCCTTTCAAAGCTTTTTACAAAGCTGAGGATTACCATCAGAACTATTTCAACCGTAATCCCAGCCAGGGATACTGTCAGTTTGTCATAATTCCGAAACTGGAAAAATTCAATAAAATCTTCAGCGAAATCAGCACCGGTCGTTAG
- the mgtE gene encoding magnesium transporter, with the protein MSQHITKEKIDEIREAIEANKVDFLLAQLEALYPADIAEIINQIEADEAKYLMSLLHKEEAAEVLMELEEDVREDLISSLTSMELARDVIDNLDSDDAADLINELPGNLRQDVLSKISDRNQAQNIADLLFYPENTAGSLMAKELVKVNISWHVVTCIREMRAQAANVDKVYQVYVVDDDNVLVGMLSLERLLIASPRDKISDLYEPDVISVKAYQKAEEVASIMKKYDLVALPVVDEIGRLIGRITIDDVLDFVQDEAEKDYQLMSGISHDIEASDKVWELTRGRLFWLVVALFGGILGSRVIANYEDQISIYPEMAFFMPLIAAMAGNVGVQSSALIVQALASNSLSGSLLSKLGKELTVGLINGLVCSALLLAYSFFYAPTFALSMTVSVALLTVILFASIFGTFVPLALNKLKIDPALATGPFITTSNDIVGLFIYFSIGRLMYGMFA; encoded by the coding sequence ATGAGCCAGCATATCACAAAAGAAAAGATTGACGAAATCCGGGAAGCCATCGAAGCCAATAAGGTTGATTTTCTTTTGGCTCAACTCGAAGCGTTGTATCCGGCAGATATTGCTGAAATCATTAATCAGATTGAGGCCGACGAGGCGAAATACCTGATGAGCCTGCTTCACAAGGAAGAAGCTGCCGAGGTTTTGATGGAGCTGGAAGAAGATGTGCGTGAGGATCTGATCAGTTCGCTCACCAGCATGGAGCTTGCCAGGGATGTGATTGACAACCTGGATTCGGACGATGCCGCCGACCTGATTAACGAATTGCCTGGAAACCTCAGGCAGGATGTGCTTTCGAAAATCTCTGACCGCAACCAGGCACAAAACATTGCTGACCTGTTATTCTATCCGGAGAATACCGCGGGTAGTCTGATGGCCAAGGAGCTGGTGAAGGTAAACATCAGCTGGCATGTGGTTACCTGCATCCGCGAAATGCGCGCGCAGGCTGCCAATGTGGACAAAGTTTATCAGGTGTATGTGGTGGACGACGATAACGTGCTGGTTGGCATGCTTTCGCTTGAACGATTGCTTATTGCATCGCCTCGCGATAAGATTTCTGATCTGTATGAACCGGATGTAATTTCGGTAAAAGCATACCAAAAAGCTGAAGAAGTAGCCTCTATCATGAAGAAGTACGACCTGGTGGCCCTGCCCGTTGTGGACGAGATAGGCAGGCTGATAGGACGGATTACCATTGACGATGTACTTGATTTTGTGCAAGATGAGGCTGAAAAAGACTATCAGCTGATGTCGGGTATCAGCCACGACATCGAGGCGTCCGACAAAGTGTGGGAACTTACCCGTGGTCGCCTTTTCTGGCTGGTGGTGGCGCTTTTTGGTGGTATTTTGGGTTCGCGTGTGATAGCCAATTACGAAGATCAGATTAGTATCTACCCGGAAATGGCCTTCTTTATGCCCCTGATTGCCGCCATGGCGGGAAATGTGGGGGTGCAGTCTTCGGCACTCATTGTGCAGGCACTCGCAAGCAACAGTCTGAGCGGTAGTTTGTTAAGCAAATTGGGCAAAGAACTCACCGTCGGTCTGATCAATGGCCTGGTCTGCTCGGCTTTGTTGCTAGCCTACAGTTTCTTTTATGCACCTACGTTTGCGCTGAGCATGACGGTGAGTGTTGCACTACTCACCGTGATATTGTTCGCTTCAATTTTTGGTACTTTTGTTCCCCTGGCGCTCAATAAGTTAAAGATAGACCCTGCCCTGGCTACCGGGCCTTTCATCACCACTTCGAACGACATCGTAGGCTTGTTTATCTATTTCAGCATCGGACGGCTGATGTACGGAATGTTTGCATAG